One genomic segment of Brevibacillus laterosporus LMG 15441 includes these proteins:
- a CDS encoding DUF1128 domain-containing protein: MANLQEATLENLTVIIEGIKSKLNMANTQVMRPEDFKMDSYEDLLYLYNMVQKKTSFSVNEMTAIVEELGSMRKTD, from the coding sequence ATGGCCAATTTGCAAGAAGCAACGTTAGAAAACCTGACTGTTATTATCGAGGGAATTAAAAGCAAGCTAAACATGGCAAATACCCAAGTAATGCGCCCAGAGGATTTTAAAATGGATAGCTATGAGGACCTGTTATATCTATATAACATGGTGCAAAAGAAAACCAGCTTTAGCGTGAATGAAATGACCGCGATTGTTGAAGAGTTAGGTAGCATGCGTAAAACAGATTAG
- a CDS encoding M20 metallopeptidase family protein has product MTSQVGMPLGAYLKECFTQMVEWRRHFHQYPELSFKEENTPAMIASILREMGLDQVREKVGGRGVVGTLIGGKPGKTVAIRADFDALPIQDQKDVEYKSKIPGVMHACGHDGHTAGLLGLASVLAQHREEIPGTIVFLFQFAEEENPGGATYMVQDGAMDGVDAVFGAHLWADFPYGSVGIAPGPVMANADDFTIKIQGRGGHGAIPHQTVDSIVIGSQIVNNIQTIASRNVDPLESVVVTIGTFNAGDNFNVIADSCKMTGTLRTFLPEIRDLSERRLKEIVEGTATMMGGTAVLDYDRGYPAVINTAAEAEMVRQAAISAVGEERLIPLKPTMGGEDFSYYLQKAPGAFVFIGARNEEIGACYPHHHPRFDIDERAMLVAAEVLGRAALAFLHNHQG; this is encoded by the coding sequence ATGACCAGTCAAGTTGGAATGCCCTTAGGTGCATATTTGAAGGAATGCTTTACTCAAATGGTGGAGTGGCGCCGTCACTTCCATCAATACCCTGAGCTGTCATTTAAGGAAGAGAACACACCTGCGATGATTGCCAGCATCTTACGAGAAATGGGCCTAGACCAAGTACGTGAAAAAGTGGGCGGCCGTGGTGTCGTGGGAACTCTGATTGGAGGAAAGCCAGGAAAAACGGTTGCGATTCGCGCTGATTTTGATGCATTGCCAATTCAGGATCAAAAAGATGTCGAATATAAATCCAAGATTCCAGGTGTCATGCATGCATGTGGGCATGATGGTCATACGGCAGGCTTATTAGGGCTTGCTAGTGTTTTAGCACAGCATCGTGAAGAGATTCCTGGTACTATCGTATTCTTGTTTCAATTTGCTGAGGAAGAGAACCCAGGTGGAGCAACCTATATGGTGCAGGATGGAGCTATGGACGGAGTAGATGCAGTATTTGGAGCGCATCTCTGGGCTGATTTTCCATATGGCAGTGTAGGGATTGCACCAGGTCCAGTAATGGCTAATGCTGATGATTTTACTATTAAAATTCAGGGCAGGGGTGGGCATGGTGCCATTCCACATCAAACAGTGGATTCTATAGTAATCGGCTCACAGATTGTCAATAACATTCAAACGATTGCTAGCCGTAATGTGGACCCATTGGAGAGTGTTGTTGTGACGATTGGAACCTTCAACGCTGGAGATAACTTTAATGTGATCGCTGACTCTTGCAAAATGACTGGAACTCTACGTACGTTCTTGCCAGAAATCCGTGATTTGAGTGAACGGCGATTAAAAGAAATCGTGGAAGGTACAGCTACTATGATGGGAGGAACCGCTGTATTAGATTATGACAGAGGCTATCCTGCCGTTATCAACACAGCAGCGGAAGCAGAAATGGTACGTCAAGCGGCTATATCAGCGGTTGGGGAAGAGCGACTTATCCCGTTAAAGCCGACCATGGGCGGAGAGGATTTTTCATACTATTTACAAAAGGCTCCAGGGGCTTTCGTTTTTATTGGAGCAAGGAATGAAGAGATTGGCGCTTGTTATCCTCACCATCATCCACGTTTTGATATTGATGAGAGAGCCATGCTAGTTGCCGCTGAAGTATTGGGACGGGCAGCATTAGCCTTTTTACATAATCATCAGGGATAA
- the cimA gene encoding citramalate synthase: protein MKGKKIYLYDTTLRDGTQGEGISLSVEDKVKIAVRLDQFGVDYIEGGWPGSNPKDMAFFKRMKEIGLEHSRLTAFGSTCRPNLQASQDDNLRAILESGVSVASIFGKAWDLHVSDALKTTLAENRRMIYDSVKYLHENGLEVMFLAEHFFDGYKANPLYALDVLQAAEKAGADWIVLCDTNGGTLPHEMKEIVLQIKEACRKPIGIHPHNDCELAVANVIAAVQAGAEQVQGTINGIGERCGNVNLVSAIANLQVKLGYHCVSDDHLKQLTSLSRYVAEIANITLAVNQPFVGNSAFAHKGGIHVSAVMKNTATYEHIEPEVIGNRRRILVSELSGQSNLVAKAEELQLHFHGEKSVSKEVVQRLKDKEYAGYQYEGAEASLTLMLLQESGEESELFQLESFKVFMEKKPDKSIVSEAMVKCKISGQTVHTVAEGNGPVNALDNALRKALEQHFPTLSHMHVKDYKVRVLDESEATSAKVRVLIESTHQGENWSTVGVSTNVIEASWEALTDSIRYLLWKQGAEALELEQEEVRVGIVNH from the coding sequence ATGAAGGGGAAAAAAATCTATCTGTACGATACAACCTTACGGGACGGTACCCAGGGAGAGGGCATCAGTCTATCTGTGGAGGATAAGGTTAAAATCGCTGTACGCCTAGATCAGTTTGGAGTCGATTATATTGAAGGCGGTTGGCCGGGGAGCAATCCTAAGGATATGGCTTTTTTCAAAAGAATGAAGGAGATAGGGCTAGAGCATTCGAGATTAACAGCCTTTGGTAGCACCTGTCGACCTAATCTTCAAGCTTCTCAGGATGATAATTTACGCGCAATTCTGGAAAGTGGTGTGTCTGTAGCCTCCATTTTCGGAAAAGCTTGGGATTTACATGTATCTGACGCACTAAAAACTACGCTAGCCGAAAATCGGCGTATGATTTATGATTCCGTAAAATATTTACATGAAAATGGGCTTGAAGTCATGTTTTTAGCAGAGCATTTTTTTGATGGATACAAAGCGAATCCTCTATATGCATTGGATGTATTACAAGCAGCAGAAAAAGCTGGTGCAGACTGGATCGTTTTATGTGATACGAATGGCGGTACGCTTCCTCACGAAATGAAAGAGATTGTTCTCCAGATAAAGGAAGCCTGTAGGAAGCCGATTGGCATTCATCCTCACAACGATTGTGAGTTGGCTGTGGCCAATGTGATTGCAGCGGTTCAAGCTGGTGCAGAGCAGGTTCAAGGAACGATAAATGGGATTGGTGAACGATGTGGAAATGTAAACTTAGTTTCTGCTATTGCTAATCTACAGGTGAAATTAGGCTATCATTGTGTATCTGACGATCATTTAAAGCAGCTAACCAGTCTTTCTCGCTATGTTGCCGAAATAGCTAACATTACGTTGGCAGTTAATCAACCATTTGTAGGTAATAGTGCTTTTGCTCACAAAGGCGGCATCCATGTGAGTGCCGTTATGAAAAACACAGCTACTTATGAGCATATTGAGCCGGAAGTTATCGGGAATCGCAGACGAATTCTTGTTTCGGAGCTATCCGGACAGAGTAATTTAGTAGCAAAGGCAGAAGAATTACAATTACATTTTCATGGAGAAAAATCAGTGTCAAAAGAAGTGGTACAGCGTCTGAAGGATAAAGAGTATGCTGGTTACCAATACGAGGGTGCAGAAGCTTCTCTTACCCTCATGCTCTTACAGGAATCGGGAGAAGAATCTGAGCTATTCCAGTTAGAATCCTTTAAAGTATTTATGGAAAAAAAGCCGGATAAATCCATTGTCTCTGAAGCGATGGTGAAATGTAAGATCAGTGGTCAAACCGTACATACGGTAGCAGAAGGAAATGGGCCGGTCAATGCGCTAGATAATGCATTACGAAAGGCATTAGAGCAGCACTTCCCAACTCTTAGTCACATGCATGTAAAGGATTATAAGGTACGTGTACTAGATGAGAGTGAAGCGACATCAGCTAAAGTGCGTGTGCTAATTGAATCCACTCATCAGGGAGAGAACTGGAGTACAGTGGGAGTATCAACGAACGTGATTGAGGCTAGCTGGGAGGCACTTACAGATAGTATTCGATATCTACTGTGGAAACAAGGGGCAGAGGCTCTGGAGCTTGAGCAGGAAGAGGTACGAGTAGGCATTGTTAATCATTAA
- a CDS encoding dynamin family protein → MNQVKQMLRTSAGKLRHASELINQITGLKQQAQAMTERAQRMEENRFTVALFGAFSAGKSSFANALMGDMVLPVSPNPTTAAINKIMPPTDEYPHGTVRVVLKSHESIEQDVLRSLEVFGKQAHDLTSGCEAVSSIDISDIAPNAKPHYTFLKAVIKGLPEIEKHLGQELLVDEKEFKKFVAKEEKACFADYIELYYTCPLTEQGMVLVDTPGADSINARHTGVAFEYLKNADVILFVTYYNHAFAQADREFLLQMGRVKDTFELDKMFFIVNAADLAQNDDELQDVLTHVEKNLLSCGIRHPRIYPVSSQTALLAHLHKNGKLTSSSEKIYRQRVSVNESEPLPDFHEGLKLSGLDKFEQDFLHFTIDGLAHMAVAAAEGEINRARTILAEFLDLSQQGETVREERRAHLEEERATVIQRVQAAQISSVTRFMEQERVELLYYVKQRLFLRLSELFSQAFNPSVLKDDGRNLKKTAQACLDDLLRSIGYDLAQEMRATSLRLEKVLHKEGNKRIQAWQHDVKETFHGLLLAPYTQQQIETPAVPEQLKEISTQYFQPALQAFKNPRDFFEGEGKTKMREIIEKLLQEPIDQQLAWGNQILEGVFTKAVADMWQKEQAKVEEQVDEYVNGLLAALDSNIDIAKLQAVQAELLSISTESVS, encoded by the coding sequence ATGAACCAAGTAAAACAGATGTTACGTACAAGTGCAGGCAAGCTACGTCACGCAAGCGAGTTAATCAATCAGATTACTGGGTTAAAGCAACAAGCCCAAGCAATGACAGAGCGTGCGCAGCGTATGGAGGAAAATCGATTTACTGTTGCTTTATTCGGTGCGTTTAGTGCGGGAAAATCATCCTTTGCAAATGCATTAATGGGAGATATGGTCCTGCCCGTCTCTCCCAACCCTACTACGGCAGCCATTAATAAAATAATGCCACCAACCGATGAATATCCACATGGAACTGTACGTGTTGTACTAAAATCACATGAATCAATCGAGCAGGATGTTCTGCGCTCGTTAGAGGTGTTTGGTAAGCAGGCGCATGACTTGACTAGTGGATGTGAGGCGGTGTCTTCCATTGACATATCAGACATCGCTCCAAATGCCAAGCCTCATTACACCTTTTTAAAGGCAGTAATAAAAGGGCTGCCAGAGATTGAAAAGCATCTCGGTCAGGAGCTTTTGGTAGATGAAAAAGAGTTTAAAAAGTTTGTTGCTAAAGAGGAAAAAGCATGTTTTGCCGATTATATTGAGCTGTATTACACGTGTCCCTTGACGGAGCAGGGAATGGTATTAGTAGACACACCAGGAGCTGATTCTATCAATGCCAGACACACAGGAGTGGCTTTTGAATATTTAAAAAATGCAGATGTAATTTTATTCGTGACTTATTATAATCATGCGTTTGCCCAAGCTGATCGAGAATTTTTACTACAAATGGGTCGTGTAAAGGATACGTTTGAGTTAGATAAAATGTTCTTTATTGTCAACGCGGCTGATTTAGCACAAAATGATGATGAATTACAAGATGTTCTTACGCATGTGGAGAAAAACCTGTTATCCTGTGGCATTCGACATCCGCGAATTTATCCGGTATCGAGCCAGACAGCATTGCTTGCACACCTGCATAAAAACGGGAAGCTCACCTCCTCTTCTGAGAAAATTTATCGACAGCGTGTCAGCGTTAACGAAAGTGAACCACTGCCTGATTTTCATGAAGGATTGAAATTATCAGGCTTGGATAAATTTGAACAGGATTTCTTACACTTTACAATAGATGGTCTAGCTCATATGGCTGTAGCCGCAGCAGAGGGTGAGATTAACCGCGCTCGCACGATCTTAGCAGAGTTTCTAGACCTGTCGCAACAAGGAGAGACAGTCAGAGAAGAGAGACGCGCACATCTTGAAGAGGAAAGAGCGACTGTAATCCAACGCGTGCAGGCAGCTCAAATAAGCTCAGTTACTCGTTTTATGGAACAGGAGCGAGTTGAACTTTTATATTATGTGAAGCAACGACTATTTTTACGGTTGTCGGAGTTATTTAGTCAAGCATTTAATCCCTCTGTTTTAAAAGATGATGGTCGTAATCTGAAGAAAACGGCTCAAGCATGCTTGGATGACTTGCTGCGTTCGATTGGGTATGATTTAGCACAAGAGATGCGAGCTACCTCTCTACGATTAGAAAAGGTATTGCATAAGGAAGGAAATAAACGTATACAGGCTTGGCAGCACGATGTGAAGGAAACCTTTCACGGCTTGTTACTTGCCCCGTATACCCAACAGCAGATTGAAACACCAGCAGTACCAGAGCAACTGAAAGAAATATCCACTCAATACTTTCAACCTGCCTTACAAGCTTTTAAAAACCCACGTGATTTCTTTGAAGGGGAAGGCAAAACCAAAATGCGAGAAATCATAGAAAAATTATTGCAGGAACCAATAGATCAGCAGCTTGCTTGGGGAAACCAGATTTTAGAGGGCGTGTTCACAAAAGCGGTAGCGGATATGTGGCAAAAGGAGCAGGCCAAAGTGGAAGAGCAAGTGGATGAATACGTGAACGGTTTGCTGGCAGCGCTAGATAGTAATATTGATATAGCCAAGCTTCAAGCTGTACAGGCAGAGCTTCTTAGCATTTCAACAGAGTCTGTAAGCTAG
- a CDS encoding cold shock domain-containing protein, producing the protein MQGKVKWFNKEKGYGFIEREDGTDIFVHYTGINGTGLRNLEQGEQVTFDIVEGQRGPQAANVEKVNP; encoded by the coding sequence ATGCAAGGAAAAGTAAAATGGTTTAACAAGGAAAAAGGGTATGGATTTATTGAAAGGGAAGACGGTACGGATATTTTCGTTCACTATACCGGCATTAATGGTACAGGGCTCCGTAATCTGGAGCAGGGTGAACAAGTAACATTTGATATTGTGGAGGGGCAGCGTGGTCCACAAGCAGCCAACGTTGAAAAAGTGAATCCATAA
- a CDS encoding alpha/beta hydrolase, whose protein sequence is MQQAFVLPLEDSFVIRGDVHTTAGPGEKQPVLIFCHGFKGFKDWGSFPYVADTLAAKNMTVIRFNFSANGVGASLTEFDELEKFGINTYARELADLHVLMRAILDRELPLAEHFDTEHIFVMGHSKGGGDSVLFGADHPAIKGIITWNGIANVNLFDEIVRQEVKENGIAYMINGRTGQKMPITPEVIEDVDQNEEAYDLVKKVSQLDKPLLIVQGEKDFGRLVQGAKRLKEAYPKAMLHWIGEADHVMNTRHPFTGTSAELEEAIEVTAQFVLQNTQL, encoded by the coding sequence ATGCAACAAGCTTTTGTGTTACCTCTTGAAGATTCTTTTGTGATACGCGGAGATGTGCATACTACAGCGGGTCCAGGAGAGAAACAGCCTGTCCTGATTTTTTGCCACGGATTTAAAGGCTTTAAGGATTGGGGTAGCTTCCCTTATGTAGCAGATACCCTAGCCGCAAAAAATATGACAGTCATCCGCTTTAATTTTTCAGCAAATGGAGTTGGGGCGAGCCTGACTGAATTCGATGAGCTAGAAAAATTCGGAATCAATACGTATGCACGTGAGCTCGCTGATTTGCATGTACTCATGAGGGCGATACTAGACCGTGAGCTACCTTTGGCAGAGCATTTTGATACTGAACACATTTTTGTAATGGGGCATAGCAAGGGCGGCGGTGATTCTGTTTTATTTGGAGCGGATCATCCAGCTATCAAGGGAATTATTACCTGGAACGGCATAGCCAACGTCAATTTATTTGATGAAATTGTACGTCAAGAAGTAAAGGAGAACGGCATAGCTTATATGATAAACGGGCGAACTGGACAAAAAATGCCAATTACGCCTGAGGTGATTGAGGATGTCGATCAAAATGAAGAGGCTTATGATTTGGTGAAAAAAGTGTCCCAGCTTGATAAACCTCTCTTGATTGTACAAGGTGAGAAGGATTTTGGCCGCCTGGTACAAGGCGCTAAACGATTGAAAGAAGCCTATCCGAAAGCCATGTTGCACTGGATTGGCGAAGCGGACCATGTAATGAATACAAGACATCCGTTTACGGGAACGAGTGCGGAATTGGAAGAGGCGATTGAAGTTACTGCCCAATTTGTCCTACAAAATACTCAACTGTAA
- a CDS encoding DUF3656 domain-containing U32 family peptidase — MKNQIRREDIELLAPAGNWDCLKAAVANGANAIFFGVEKFNARARAENFQMKELPEIMAYLHMYGVKGFLTFNILVFENELEDAKELIDACIEAGVDAVIVQDLGLVKLIREISPDFPIHGSTQMTITSPEAVEFTKPYNMERVVLGRENSLKEIRKIGEKAKLPMEVFVHGALCVSYSGQCLTSEMWGGRSANRGECAQACRLPYDLMVDGIQKEMGNIAYLLSPKDLAAIEIMPELIEAGVTSFKIEGRLKTPEYVANVVSKYRAAIDRYFAGNNAKPSKEEIRELQQSFSRGFTHGFLEGTNNRLLLDGSFPKSRGVYLGTVKKVLKHALLVEVTSPLKRGDGIVFDAGDPTQKEEGGRVYDILVHGDKVEGQVQEGLYEIVMGRNDVKLGRIHVGDRVWKTNDPELNKQLRKTFETEKPYTTFPVALHVSGRVGEPLQTVWIDEQANHAVTIASAMPLEQAMKRPMTHASLYDQFSRLGGTLFHLPEDRLSLDLEGEVIIPVSELNRMRREASEQLLYLRRKPPVYQKNPVDVYASVAKNKPVENPLLTVLCRSLEQIEAAAKTDVDFIYADFEFVKQYPQAVKLAHQYGKKIGLATMRIHMPDENGVLALIAKSKPDAILVRNTGALYYYLSRRDEIKIPLIGDFSLNIANHKAVELFMGYGLERVTPSYDLNIQQMVDMLEHADAAPLELVIHQHLPMFHTEHCIYCTFMSEGTDHTNCGTPCETSRASLRDRVGFSHPVRVDTGCRNTVYNAIDQSGAEYLSEFKRLGVGAYRIEFLEEEPSRVQEVIHLYRKALRGEISGTKVWKALKATNQLGVTRGQLTK; from the coding sequence GTGAAGAATCAAATCAGACGAGAAGATATTGAATTGCTAGCACCGGCAGGTAATTGGGATTGCCTAAAAGCCGCTGTTGCCAACGGAGCAAATGCCATCTTTTTTGGTGTAGAGAAGTTTAATGCTCGCGCTCGTGCCGAAAACTTTCAAATGAAAGAACTGCCTGAGATTATGGCTTACCTGCATATGTACGGGGTGAAGGGCTTCCTTACCTTTAACATTCTTGTCTTTGAAAATGAATTAGAAGATGCAAAAGAGTTAATTGATGCCTGTATTGAAGCTGGTGTAGACGCAGTAATTGTACAGGATTTAGGCTTGGTCAAGCTAATCCGTGAAATCAGCCCAGACTTCCCTATTCACGGTTCTACCCAAATGACCATCACCTCTCCAGAAGCGGTCGAATTTACTAAACCATATAACATGGAACGAGTCGTATTAGGTCGTGAAAACTCATTAAAAGAAATCAGGAAAATCGGTGAAAAGGCAAAATTACCGATGGAAGTATTCGTTCATGGAGCCCTCTGTGTTTCCTATTCTGGACAATGCCTTACCTCAGAAATGTGGGGCGGTCGCTCTGCCAACCGTGGTGAATGCGCACAGGCCTGTCGTCTGCCCTATGATTTAATGGTAGATGGAATCCAAAAAGAGATGGGGAATATCGCTTATTTACTCTCTCCAAAGGATTTGGCTGCGATTGAAATCATGCCAGAATTAATTGAGGCAGGAGTCACTTCCTTTAAAATTGAAGGACGTTTAAAAACACCAGAATACGTAGCCAACGTAGTTAGCAAGTATCGAGCAGCTATTGATCGATATTTTGCTGGAAATAACGCTAAGCCAAGCAAGGAAGAAATTCGTGAGCTACAACAAAGCTTTTCCCGCGGATTTACTCATGGTTTTCTTGAGGGAACAAATAACCGCCTCTTATTAGACGGTAGCTTCCCGAAAAGCCGCGGTGTCTACCTTGGTACTGTAAAGAAGGTGTTAAAGCACGCTCTCTTAGTAGAAGTTACTTCTCCATTAAAACGTGGAGATGGTATCGTATTTGATGCAGGTGATCCGACTCAGAAAGAAGAAGGCGGTCGTGTTTACGATATTTTAGTGCATGGTGACAAAGTAGAAGGTCAGGTGCAGGAAGGTTTATATGAAATTGTCATGGGTCGAAACGATGTAAAGCTAGGTCGTATCCATGTAGGTGATCGTGTGTGGAAAACGAATGATCCTGAATTAAACAAGCAGCTGCGTAAAACCTTTGAAACCGAAAAGCCTTATACAACCTTCCCAGTAGCCCTGCATGTTTCTGGACGCGTAGGAGAGCCACTACAAACCGTGTGGATCGATGAGCAGGCTAATCATGCGGTAACGATTGCTTCTGCAATGCCTTTAGAGCAAGCGATGAAGCGACCAATGACCCATGCCTCCTTATATGATCAATTTAGCAGACTTGGAGGAACCTTGTTCCATCTGCCAGAGGATCGTCTCTCCTTAGACTTGGAGGGTGAGGTAATCATTCCTGTCAGTGAGTTGAATCGGATGCGTCGTGAAGCAAGCGAGCAACTGCTTTATCTTCGCCGTAAACCGCCTGTTTATCAAAAAAATCCAGTAGACGTGTATGCTAGTGTGGCCAAAAATAAACCAGTGGAAAATCCCCTACTAACTGTGCTTTGTCGTTCCTTGGAACAGATAGAAGCGGCTGCAAAAACCGATGTTGACTTTATTTATGCAGACTTCGAATTTGTAAAGCAATATCCGCAAGCAGTTAAACTAGCACATCAGTACGGAAAAAAAATTGGACTTGCTACTATGCGTATTCATATGCCGGATGAAAATGGCGTACTGGCTCTCATTGCAAAAAGTAAGCCGGATGCTATCCTAGTCCGTAACACAGGGGCGTTGTACTACTATCTCTCACGCCGTGATGAAATAAAAATTCCGTTAATCGGTGACTTCTCTTTAAATATTGCTAATCATAAAGCTGTTGAATTATTCATGGGCTATGGTCTTGAGCGCGTCACACCATCCTATGACTTAAATATTCAACAGATGGTCGACATGCTTGAACATGCAGATGCCGCTCCGTTAGAATTAGTTATTCATCAGCATTTGCCAATGTTCCATACCGAGCATTGCATCTATTGTACATTCATGAGTGAAGGGACAGATCACACGAATTGTGGTACTCCTTGTGAAACATCACGCGCTTCCTTGCGAGATCGCGTAGGCTTCTCTCATCCAGTCCGTGTAGATACCGGTTGCCGTAATACGGTTTATAATGCGATTGACCAGTCTGGTGCCGAATATTTGTCAGAATTTAAGCGATTAGGAGTAGGGGCATACCGCATAGAATTTTTAGAGGAAGAACCTTCTCGCGTACAAGAAGTGATTCACTTATATCGCAAAGCTCTACGCGGAGAGATTTCTGGCACAAAGGTTTGGAAGGCGTTAAAAGCAACCAATCAGCTTGGTGTAACACGCGGACAACTAACCAAATAG
- a CDS encoding S9 family peptidase — protein sequence MVTRKRKMTAEDLLRFEWLEDPQISPDGNKVVYIKRTIDSSGKYISNLFIRSLVDSWEQQWTYGNHRNSHPRWSPDGNWLAFESDRSGDTQVWLLSVKGGEAHQLTTNRHGAAKPVWSPNSEKLLVQVRLSPNETLHETQEQETTASEDSPRSSLHAKTTNIPVLSSASDKDSNSKPDQKESIISPLPALQGKPVLQVDYIRYKSDDAGFWDGKYSQLVVCDRISGQLHQITTEEQDHSMAAWSPDGKQIVCCVIERKSERFYPTCDLWLHSVEDGSWSNLSGSTGTFMYPTWSPDGKTIACVGYERKFEQEKLMHVWHFQVDTGNRCCLTEKWDVHFSDAMVGDMRSRHVHPGAVWSADGQGNYITVSKQGRVNFHYISVTGENIPIVSGEHHVYGWTLHPMSGKAVVAISDPLTPGDLFFIDIKKGKSKRLTTSNQWLKEVELSSPEMLTYQTEDGWKIQGWLLKPSFYQTGKTYPLILQVHGGPHTMYGYTFFHELHFLAAKGYAILYTNPRGSHGYGQKFVNAVRGDYGGKDYQDLMKGVTYVVTHYDYLDEQRMGVTGGSYGGFMTNWIVTQNKRFKAAVTQRSISNWISFAGVSDIGYYFAKWEIHGDLVTDPDRLWQHSPLRYAQNVETPLLILHGERDYRCPIEQAEQFFTAIKQHKKASVRLMRFPDATHELSRSGDPGHRIIRLQAIAGWFDEYV from the coding sequence ATGGTGACCAGAAAACGAAAGATGACTGCGGAAGATTTGTTACGTTTTGAATGGTTGGAGGACCCGCAAATATCTCCTGATGGGAATAAAGTCGTATACATAAAAAGAACGATTGATTCTAGCGGAAAGTATATTTCTAACTTGTTTATCCGTTCTCTAGTAGACTCTTGGGAACAGCAGTGGACGTATGGTAACCACCGGAATTCTCATCCCAGGTGGTCACCAGATGGCAATTGGCTTGCATTTGAGTCAGATCGTTCTGGAGATACACAGGTTTGGCTCCTTTCTGTTAAGGGAGGAGAAGCTCACCAGCTAACAACGAACAGACATGGTGCAGCAAAGCCGGTTTGGTCACCAAATAGTGAAAAACTGCTAGTTCAAGTAAGATTATCTCCAAATGAAACGCTACATGAAACGCAGGAACAGGAAACGACAGCTTCTGAGGATTCACCACGTAGCTCTTTGCATGCTAAAACAACAAATATACCTGTCTTATCATCGGCATCGGACAAAGACAGCAATAGCAAGCCTGACCAGAAGGAAAGCATAATCAGCCCGTTACCTGCGTTACAAGGAAAGCCAGTTTTACAGGTGGATTATATTCGTTATAAATCTGATGACGCTGGTTTTTGGGATGGAAAGTACAGTCAACTTGTAGTTTGCGATCGAATCAGCGGTCAATTGCATCAAATCACGACTGAAGAGCAGGACCATTCGATGGCCGCCTGGTCACCGGATGGCAAACAGATTGTATGTTGTGTGATAGAGCGCAAAAGTGAACGATTTTATCCAACCTGCGATTTATGGCTACATTCAGTAGAAGATGGCTCTTGGAGTAATTTGTCTGGTTCAACGGGAACGTTCATGTATCCGACCTGGTCGCCAGACGGCAAAACGATCGCGTGTGTAGGCTACGAGCGGAAATTTGAACAGGAAAAATTAATGCATGTGTGGCATTTTCAAGTAGATACAGGGAATCGGTGCTGTTTGACAGAAAAGTGGGATGTACATTTTTCAGATGCAATGGTTGGAGATATGCGCAGTAGGCACGTTCATCCAGGTGCTGTCTGGAGTGCAGATGGTCAGGGCAACTATATCACGGTTTCAAAGCAAGGTAGAGTGAATTTTCATTATATCTCCGTCACGGGAGAGAACATTCCGATTGTAAGTGGAGAGCACCATGTATATGGATGGACTCTCCATCCTATGAGCGGTAAGGCTGTCGTGGCAATAAGCGATCCATTGACTCCTGGGGATTTGTTTTTCATTGATATAAAAAAAGGAAAGAGCAAACGGCTAACAACAAGTAATCAATGGTTAAAAGAAGTGGAGCTATCCAGCCCTGAGATGCTTACCTACCAAACCGAAGACGGATGGAAGATACAGGGGTGGCTACTAAAGCCGTCTTTTTATCAAACAGGTAAAACCTATCCGCTGATCCTGCAAGTTCATGGCGGACCACATACAATGTACGGCTATACATTTTTTCACGAGCTACACTTTTTAGCGGCTAAGGGCTATGCTATTTTGTACACGAATCCACGCGGGAGCCATGGATACGGTCAAAAGTTTGTCAACGCAGTTCGTGGCGATTATGGAGGAAAAGATTATCAAGACCTGATGAAGGGGGTTACTTATGTAGTAACCCATTACGATTATTTAGATGAGCAGCGGATGGGAGTAACCGGTGGGAGCTATGGTGGTTTTATGACGAATTGGATTGTTACACAGAATAAACGGTTCAAAGCGGCGGTGACCCAGCGCTCTATTTCGAACTGGATCAGCTTTGCTGGAGTAAGTGACATAGGCTATTATTTTGCGAAATGGGAAATTCATGGTGATTTGGTTACGGATCCAGATAGGCTCTGGCAGCATTCTCCGTTACGCTACGCTCAAAACGTTGAAACACCCTTGCTCATTTTACATGGTGAACGTGATTATCGATGCCCCATTGAACAGGCAGAACAATTTTTTACTGCTATTAAACAGCATAAAAAGGCTTCTGTACGTCTTATGCGTTTTCCAGATGCAACACACGAATTGTCGCGAAGCGGTGACCCTGGGCATAGAATTATCCGGCTACAAGCGATTGCTGGATGGTTTGACGAATATGTCTAA